A single window of Mangifera indica cultivar Alphonso chromosome 18, CATAS_Mindica_2.1, whole genome shotgun sequence DNA harbors:
- the LOC123201257 gene encoding pectinesterase QRT1 yields the protein MDCFCFTESAFLLSGLFFVAFLAGFQVGNCDEAVRFISWDDMRVDVQREGLTMEENSNHSRVIVVDKNGGGHSVTVQGAIDMVPENNLERVKICILPGIYREKIIVPQSKPFISLIGNDSEVSETVITWGDKASDRDSNGNELGTYNSASVTILSDYFCATGVTFENSVVATPGEKGMQAVALRIGGDKAMFYKVRILGTQDTLLDDTGSHYFYQCHIQGTVDFIFGRARSLYQNSMIHSVAKNSGAIAAHHRDSPNENTGFSFVNCVINGTGKIYLGRAWGRYSRIVYSYSSLEDIIVPSGWTDWNFPDRQKTAVFSEYQCWGKGADTSQRVTWLKSFSFEEVQPYLNMTFIDGNQWLRL from the exons ATGGACTGTTTTTGCTTCACAGAAAGCGCTTTTCTTCTTTCCGGGTTGTTTTTTGTGGCCTTTTTGGCTGGTTTTCAGGTGGGTAATTGTGATGAAGCTGTCAGGTTTATCAGTTGGGATGATATGAGAGTTGATGTTCAAAGAGAAGGGCTGACAATGGAAGAGAATTCTAATCACAGTAGAGTGATTGTGGTGGACAAAAATGGTGGAGGACATTCTGTAACAGTTCAAGGTGCAATAGATATGGTCCCTGAGAACAATTTAGAAAGAGTCAAAATCTGCATTCTTCCAGGGATTTACAG GGAAAAAATTATAGTGCCACAATCTAAACCTTTTATCTCCCTCATTGGGAATGACAGTGAAGTCTCTGAAACTGTAATTACTTGGGGAGATAAAGCATCAGATAGGGACAGTAATGGCAACGAATTAGGCACTTATAACTCAGCTTCAGTGACCATTTTGTCTGATTATTTTTGTGCCACTGGGGTTACATTTGag AATTCAGTAGTTGCAACTCCAGGAGAAAAAGGGATGCAAGCTGTAGCATTGAGAATTGGTGGTGATAAAGCAATGTTTTATAAAGTTAGAATCCTGGGGACTCAGGACACTCTCTTGGATGACACCGGATCACATTACTTTTACCAATGTCACATTCAAGGCACTGTAGATTTCATTTTTGGCAGGGCAAGATCTCTCTATCAG AATTCTATGATTCATTCTGTTGCTAAAAATTCCGGGGCCATTGCAGCCCACCACAGGGATTCACCAAATGAAAACACAGGCTTCTCTTTTGTCAACTGTGTCATCAATGGAACAGGAAAAATCTACCTGGGAAGAGCTTGGGGAAGGTATTCCAGAATAGTGTATTCATATTCATCCCTGGAAGATATTATAGTTCCTTCAGGATGGACTGATTGGAATTTTCCTGACAGGCAAAA GACTGCTGTATTTAGTGAATACCAATGCTGGGGAAAAGGTGCTGATACAAGCCAGAGGGTAACATGGCTGAAATCTTTCAGCTTTGAGGAAGTACAGCCTTATCTGAACATGACATTCATTGATGGAAATCAATGGCTAAGACTATAA